gaaaaaacatCAGATTGTGCTTTAACTCTTTTCAAAGAAGGTACTGATctacttttaaacatttcttatcttttctcttctctttcggTCCCTTTTGAGTTTTTCGTACGATATCTTCTTTCGTTTTTTATCCCTGCTCACCTTTGAAGTTGATGGGAGTGGTACTGGCGCTCCCTTGGCAGGCTGTTGCTTGGACAGGGTCAGTGGTGTGGTAGCCTGTGCGGGACGCCCTGGAAATGGCCCCCCACTTCGAGATAATGGGCCCCTCACTAAAGGGAATGATCGGGTCTTCGTCTTTCAAGCGACGGTAGTTATCCAGCGAATGCAGCCATCGCTTCCCGACGCCGCTATCTCCGACGCCACCACCTCTACTTTCGTTACTGTCCAACTCCTGCATGGGGAAAACACGTGCACATTTTAAAGCGATCGCACACATTTGTACACAGCCAAAAATTCTGTGTTTTGCAATAAACAATTGATCCTTTTGTATATATGAAGAGCCTTACCGAGTGCTCAGAGCAGGCGTGAGATGAGGTGTGCGCAAGCGTTTCAGGCTCAAATGAGCTGAGGCAGGGCCCGATGGTACCACAGGACCAAGGGGAGTAGTGAGCCAAGCCTTCATCACCTCTGAACCTGCATCCCACACACTGACCTCCACTATTTTCCACATGCTGAAAGAGAGAgatagaaaaacagtaaaaaaaatgacttGTGCTTGCTGTTCATTGCTCTAGATTTACTTGCCCAAAGGTCaaggacatttatttatttatttaatttaagatttatttttcaatttttcagGCACCTGAGGAGAATAGCtacaccttttttttcctccgctGATCTTCGGCCAGGAATATGCCATGaaatattcagctgtgtgaatggCATGCTGGTTCAACATTTCATATTTTGCATTTGATAAATCATGCAGAAAAGCTAACATATTTTTAAGGTGCCCATTCTCTTTCCCAGTTCATTAAATACTGTCACCTTGCCTGGTTTCCTTTGGCACCTGTGCTGTGTGACACCTGGTTACAGCAACAAGAAGCTGGTCTTAACTCACCACGTATGGACACCTTTAAAGGACCACCTTAAAGGCATTAAGTATCCTTTAGCATAATTTGCAAATGATCCTGAACTTGACAACCAAGAGCAAAATTAAAGTGTAGATCAAAACAAAGtgttaaacacaaagaacagaaaccacTGTTCCCAAGCTTAAGAATTGGTAACTGAAAACCACACCCACCCTTTTTTGCTTCCCTATATGGACTTTGtcactctttaaaacagaacagttatctCCCAGCATACAATATTGCTGCAGCCGGTGAGTCAAAGGACACTTTGTTCATATCTCAGCAATCTGACAGAAAGGCGGTATTTGACACCCTGAGATGAGAGCGTGTTGGTCATCCCTGTGACAGATTGGCAGCCTGTGTGTGGGTTTAGATGGGATTCAATTCCTCCAAGACCATGCAAAAAGCAAAGTAACGTCCTTAAAATATAGCAGCCACATGTACTCACTAAGTTGAATTTCTGCACTTGCTGCCAGTGCTGACACTTTGCAAAAATCACTGCGCCGACAGCCAGTCTCCTTGGTCTTATTTGCTTATTCTTGTTATGCAGAGTCTTTCAAATTTTACTGAACGTGTTaagcaaacaattaaaaaagttgTGCACCTAATAAGTGGTCGATTtaatcgtggatgttttcacaaaCAGACATCTGCCAAACTGTTAAACAAAGCTTTACTCCGCTGAAAGCCTGAGTCACTGCTTGGTGAAGTCTtgccttctctttttctctttcactttctcccgcacaaacacacacacacacacacacacacccacacacgccaCAATTGTGCATTGCTATGGTATCTTCCTCCACAGTTGCTAGGCAACTATCTCCCACTTAAATAGCATTGGACACAGCTGAAGCATAAGCTTTTGGGATaggaattaaaaaacaacataatttaaAACCGTTAAAACACATAACCAATTCACCCCTTCGTAGCTTCATCCGCCTGCAGTGAGCAcgttaataaatatttaataaaaagaagGGCAGTTTTACTTGTCATGGCAATAAATCCCCTtaaaagtgttgtgtgtgtgtgtgtgtgtgtgtgtgtgtgtgtgtgtgtgtgtgtgtgtgtgtgtgtgtgtgtgtgtaaataaggAGAAATGGGCATctcttttatttgctttgatACCTCTGTCCCAAAATCGATGGTGAAGATGGGAGAAGACTGGGAGGGTCTGTTGGCActgtgatgatggtgatgatgagcCCACTGTTCCTGCTTCCTTCTGAACAGATCCTCATAGCCTAGAGCAACACGTCCGTAGTCCTGAAGAGGGAAGCGATGGGCAGGGGAGGAAACATCAACAGAGATATTACagcatatataaaaataatatgaataataatatatCTGAACCCAAAATGGTAGTATTGATACAGCCTTTGCAGTCTTCTGCACTTGTGTGGCCTAGGTCTGAAACTGGTAGCAGCCAGGGTGGAAACTGTAAATAACTATGCAAGATAATGTAATGTCCTTTATGTGTCAGAGAAATGTTCACGGTGGTTATTTTTTCTATTAGTTTTCCTCATCACGTGTACATGCAAGTGGGGGGGATACTGAGTTGCATTGCACTTAGtggattcattttcttttcttggctTTTAGTAACGCATAATAATGCCAGATGGGATCATGTTTGTTTGCTCtttgcaaattttttttacactgcatctcctcattttcacttttatctCCACAAATACACCCTACAAAACGAGTCTTGTTATGTACGACAGGTAATGTAGCTCTGTCGGTGAAGTGCGCTTTAGCACTGCAGCAGTATAGCTGCTAATGCTATACGACGATGTGAGAAGGAGACAAGTGAGTGGGAGAGGCAGAGACATATTCGGGTGAGAAGTGGGAGGACTATAAAGGAGGTTGAAGCTCCATGCTGCAGCTCTGTGACTGAAGGGGAAGGTAGAGGTGAGGCGATATGTGGGTGTAAAAAGAGTAAGAGAAGGAGAGGAGATGTTGCTGTAAAGAAGCAATAAATCTGTTCAGTGTAACACAGACCACCACCAATTAAAAATTGATAAGGTAATGTGATATATTGGGATGTTAGCATTATTTTCCTCAGTAGGGACCACTATTTTTTAATTACAGCATAACTCAGTCACTTATCTCTCTCTGTATGCCCACTGATCAAtaattcaaatatatatatttttatttgattttaaagaCTTCTGCTCTTCAAATGAGCCATGGGGGAAATTACAATATCACCACTGAATTAAATGTCTAAGCAAGATGTTACTGATAAGAGCAAAGTTTATTTTTCCAGCCAATTAGTAGTGAGTGTTGCCCTCGGCAATGGTGAAGATATGTTGGAAGATAAAGggccaaaagctgcagttcttcAATAGACCACTTGGGGCTGGCTCTAAAAGTGTGCCAATTCCTGTACACCCCCACGCTACATATGCCCACTTAACTGAAGAGATGAAATGTATTTACAGCTTTGTTCTATCATTTATTTACCCCCTCTCTGACAGCTGCAGTCCCCTCCATAATATCTGAGCTTTTTCCCAGCAAAGATTTTAATGGTGATTACAGTAGCAGTGTTGCTGTTTTGGATGctagaaaaacattttcttttcactcaCTGTGAGCTCACTGTGCCGGTAACAGCTCTGCCTCTTTGCTCTGAGTGTGTATAAATTATGACATCATCgtctttgctgctgctgctgctgcattatCAGTCTTTCTGTTTAAAAAGTGGGGGCCGTGTGGGCTGTTGTCATACTTTTTATTCACATGCCTGCTCCGAGAGACGTTTCTATTGCAGGTCTATTTTTAGTCGCAAATGTGGGTGAAACGTTCACGTTTAAATGGTGACAACTGCGCTCTACAGACTCATAGATTAAACAAAGCTTCgatgcaaacacaaaaagtatgtcttttatatacagtctatggttgtTTCCCCTACCCTGTGTAGCCCTGCACGATGTTCAGCTCCAGAACAGTAGTTGCTGTCTAGAGAGTTGAACCTCTCCCTGAGTGGAGGTTGGTAGACAGAGGAATGCAGCACCTCTGGAGGCAGCGAGTTACTCCTGGCGTCCTCTCTGTGGTACAGCTGCAAATGTAATCATCAACATTACAAATAAAGTCGCAGAATTACCACACTTTATGGTAGTATGATAGTCGAGATTGCTCACCTGAGGCCTCCATACTCTCCTGCTGTCATAGAGGGGAGCGTAAACTCCATGAGCAGGGCCCATTGGGTGCCCTGGGTGGGCATGGAACGTGTGAGGTCCCATTCGATCTCTAGGCGGGTGTGATGGGTACCCCGAGGAAGACGAAGAAGGTGGGTGTGGAGTTTGAGGTTCATTTGGGTAAGAAGATGGAGGACCAATGGAAGGTGGCAGAGAGGATTCTGGGACGTTGGAGGATCGCAGGAACCGAGCCATACAAGGTTTGTGAGGGGGATGAAGACTTGATGGGTAATAGGAACCTGCTGGAGAGTAggagggaaagaagaaaaacagaagctaTGAGCACTTTCCGCCTATCGCACAACAGTGAAGTATTTCTGCACATCCAACTTCGTGTAAAAACAAACTCACAGGCTGGCTGATAGTGGGCAGTGTCATATGTGGAGTGAGGCTCCTGGTAGTATACCTCGGACGCCTGAGAAGGATGCGATGGACGCAGAATAAACTGACCATGTTTGGGTATAGGAGCACCACCATCAGACCGTCCGACTGTGGTCAAGGGAGACATCACTGATGAGTGGCTGACTGGAGtcctgggaggagagagaggCTTCCTAATGAACCGAATgacaacacacagaaaaagagtTAGTACAAGATTAGGACTGAGTTGGAAATTCATATGGTGCTAGAGTTTTCACCTGTAGTTATTCTCTTAGACATATAAACAGCAGTGCTACGcttaaagcaaaattaacaTTGATCACAGGGTTAAATACCAACAACAGAAGAtgtaaacatcagcaaacaggTGGAAACAACTCTTACTGTTCTGCTGACCCAGATGTGGTTTTGTTGGAGCCAGACACATTGGGCCCACTAGTTCCATTTGGCACAGCTCGCTTAGATTCCTCCATCACATCGAGCCCTCTGGAGATCAGCTGAGGGTGATTTAGGCTGGGTACTCCCTCCGCCATGGTGGCTGTGCTGTCTCCATTGCCTTTGAGCCCCTGTCCTACTCCTCCAGACACATCAGAGTGAATGCTGCCCTCCATGGTGAAAGTTTTATTCATTCCCCCCTGCGCTAAAGGGAACCCACGGCCCACACTGCTGCTCTTCTTGTTCCTCAATCTAAATCTATCGAGTAAAGGATGCACAACAGGAGCATTCAGTATAATGGACATGTATtagatgctattttttttaatcatagaaAATGGAAGTTATGTAGTTGCACACTCACTTCTCCAACTCATCCTGTGTGTGCGCAAATGTGCAGCTGGTTCCTCGGGGACAGCCTCCCTGCTGACGAAGATCTCGGCACATGCTGGTCTTATACTTGCTGTTTGCCTGAGGCTGCAAAATGCACAGACCCAACTATTAAACTACTACGTTTATCTCATAGGTAAACCTACTATAATGAACATATCTCCCTACAACAACAATTTCAGTGCTTTTCCAGGCGCATGAGACTCACACGGCAATTTCAGTCTCTATTCGCTTGGCTATACTTTTAAAGACGAGGTTCAGTCCTCTCAACTAAATCTGTTAGCTGTTAACAGCTCTACCAGCTCTTTAAAACATATATTATGTTAATGGTCTTTTACAAACTTGCAGCACATCCCACCTTATACCTGGTTATCTGTTTTGCGACTATAATTCTTAGCCTCAGGGTACCTGTGGAGTTTCATGGCTCTTCTTGCTGAAGTTCTGTATGAATTCCACTAGACCATGAACCACCAGCTTTACAGCCAGCATCACACTTTCGAGCTCCTCCCATGATGGTGCGGAAGCATCTGCACACAGAACGACAACATACAGTTTGTTAAGCAGAGGTTTTTATTACTAGAAATCCACAAAATTTAATCTACTGTTCTGTGTAAAGGGTGGAATTACTAGCCCTAACCCATATTTCTCAATGTGCTTCCTAAACCCAATAGTGGGATTAAAACAGTTCCACCCAAAAGTGGAACTGTAATTTTGGTAGGCCAGCCAATCCTGAGAAGGTCCACTAGTCTTCTGGGTTTTCTCCGTTTGTGGATAATGACTCTGGCTGTGGTTCACTGAAGTTCCAAAGCCTTGGACATTATTTGTGATGCTTTCCAGAATGACAGATGTCGACAGGGCAGGGCAGGGTGAATTACTTTTCAcacaggtaggtttggatagcttttttccactgataaatgaaatcatcatttaaaaatgccCTTTGTGATTACTTAGGTTATCTTTGGCTAATTGTTAAATTTGTCTGATGATccgaaacatgtaagtgtgagcTATTCACAGAACTAAATTACAGAAAGCCCAAGTAGAATTCAACCAAGAAATTTGTAGTGTAGCCCACTGAAAATATAGAATAAACAACTGAGACCCTGTTACCATTAAGTCAAATTAATACTCTCCCCATCTGGAGAGTTATTTCTATCTTTTTGGACGTTCCTACACAGTCTAATAACTAAAGAAGATATGAAAGCAGGAATGCTAAAGCTAAATACTATCATAATGAAATGTCACAGTAATATTTACAGCATTCAGATCTTGGCTTCGTGCATTAAGATGTCAAGATTTGATAATTAACACAAAATACATTGTACAGCTGAAGGTCACATGACTATTTTGTTTGAAAAGCACAAGCTTCCAGTTTTTTGCTGGCtgtagcacagcagcagcactgcagaggGATAATATCCCACATGACACCAAAGAAAATATAGCCATATAGCCACTTGCAGTAATGCAGCATGTATAATATATTGTCTAATGATTTGAGAGGCACAGTGCAGAATACATTTCTGAGTGCTGAGGGTGTATGTAAAAGACAAATAGACATCAAACACTTAGTCATTATGTTTTGATTAGTAAATGTTTAGCACACATGATGAATCATAACTTTCCCTCTGTCTTGCACTCGCAATTTGCCTTTTGGCATGTAAGCAGCACTTTtttcactcaacaatccttCTGAAACCCTAAT
This Astatotilapia calliptera chromosome 7, fAstCal1.2, whole genome shotgun sequence DNA region includes the following protein-coding sequences:
- the rc3h2 gene encoding roquin-2 isoform X3 — translated: MPVQAAQWTEFLSCPICYNEFDSSGHQPISLGCSHTVCKTCLHKLHRKACPFDQTPISTDIDLLPVNCALLQLVGAQVPDVQPVSLSSAAEVKHYEVCRMCVEELALYLKPISGSKETVGLTPELSLNTGVANLSPSVLSRPMQRKLVTLVNCQLVEEEGRVRAVRAGRSLGERTVTELILQHQNPQQLSANLWAAVRARGCQFLGPAMQEDALKLVLLALEDGSALSRKVLVLFVVQKLEARFPQASKTSIGHVVQLLYRASCFKVTKRDEDSSLMQLKEEFRTYEALRREHDAQIVHIAMEAGLRISPEQWSSLLYGDLVHKSHMQSIIDKLQSPESFAKSVQELTIVLQRTGDPANLTSLRPHLELLANIDHNPDASAPSWEELESVMLAVKLVVHGLVEFIQNFSKKSHETPQPQANSKYKTSMCRDLRQQGGCPRGTSCTFAHTQDELEKFRLRNKKSSSVGRGFPLAQGGMNKTFTMEGSIHSDVSGGVGQGLKGNGDSTATMAEGVPSLNHPQLISRGLDVMEESKRAVPNGTSGPNVSGSNKTTSGKPLSPPRTPVSHSSVMSPLTTVGRSDGGAPIPKHGQFILRPSHPSQASEVYYQEPHSTYDTAHYQPASGSYYPSSLHPPHKPCMARFLRSSNVPESSLPPSIGPPSSYPNEPQTPHPPSSSSSGYPSHPPRDRMGPHTFHAHPGHPMGPAHGVYAPLYDSRRVWRPQLYHREDARSNSLPPEVLHSSVYQPPLRERFNSLDSNYCSGAEHRAGLHRDYGRVALGYEDLFRRKQEQWAHHHHHHSANRPSQSSPIFTIDFGTEHVENSGGQCVGCRFRGDEGLAHYSPWSCGTIGPCLSSFEPETLAHTSSHACSEHSELDSNESRGGGVGDSGVGKRWLHSLDNYRRLKDEDPIIPFSEGPIISKWGAISRASRTGYHTTDPVQATACQGSASTTPINFKDYNAHLDHSDYRWSSRGSDSSSHSSFLESEQLCASELHARRTSIGSGEKIVSDLKAHRTAFSQDQDRAESESDPDRDIELELCALDMEDSDQQEIKSQESLDLVTPQSQDASLLLSPPCSSTLISSPAAEHPQTESEKMDAHLLKKMAFRKSLSPGGLVSGGLGIAKLQVGPPRLGNTSTRACPETSGPEMLLNGS
- the rc3h2 gene encoding roquin-2 isoform X5 encodes the protein MPVQAAQWTEFLSCPICYNEFDSSGHQPISLGCSHTVCKTCLHKLHRKACPFDQTPISTDIDLLPVNCALLQLVGAQVPDVQPVSLSSAAEVKHYEVCRMCVEELALYLKPISGSKETVGLTPELSLNTGVANLSPSVLSRPMQRKLVTLVNCQLVEEEGRVRAVRAGRSLGERTVTELILQHQNPQQLSANLWAAVRARGCQFLGPAMQEDALKLVLLALEDGSALSRKVLVLFVVQKLEARFPQASKTSIGHVVQLLYRASCFKVTKRDEDSSLMQLKEEFRTYEALRREHDAQIVHIAMEAGLRISPEQWSSLLYGDLVHKSHMQSIIDKLQSPESFAKSVQELTIVLQRTGDPANLTSLRPHLELLANIDHNPDASAPSWEELESVMLAVKLVVHGLVEFIQNFSKKSHETPQPQANSKYKTSMCRDLRQQGGCPRGTSCTFAHTQDELEKFRLRNKKSSSVGRGFPLAQGGMNKTFTMEGSIHSDVSGGVGQGLKGNGDSTATMAEGVPSLNHPQLISRGLDVMEESKRAVPNGTSGPNVSGSNKTTSGSAEQKPLSPPRTPVSHSSVMSPLTTVGRSDGGAPIPKHGQFILRPSHPSQASEVYYQEPHSTYDTAHYQPASGSYYPSSLHPPHKPCMARFLRSSNVPESSLPPSIGPPSSYPNEPQTPHPPSSSSSGYPSHPPRDRMGPHTFHAHPGHPMGPAHGVYAPLYDSRRVWRPQLYHREDARSNSLPPEVLHSSVYQPPLRERFNSLDSNYCSGAEHRAGLHRDYGRVALGYEDLFRRKQEQWAHHHHHHSANRPSQSSPIFTIDFGTEHVENSGGQCVGCRFRGDEGLAHYSPWSCGTIGPCLSSFEPETLAHTSSHACSEHSELDSNESRGGGVGDSGVGKRWLHSLDNYRRLKDEDPIIPFSEGPIISKWGAISRASRTGYHTTDPVQATACQGSASTTPINFKDYNAHLDHSDYRWSSRGSDSSSHSSFLESEQLCASELHARRTSIGSGEKIVSDLKAHRTAFSQDQDRAESESDPDRDIELELCALDMEDSDQQEIKSQESLDLVTPQSQDASLLLSPPCSSTLISSPAAEHPQTESEKMDAHLLKKMAFR
- the rc3h2 gene encoding roquin-2 isoform X2, which gives rise to MPVQAAQWTEFLSCPICYNEFDSSGHQPISLGCSHTVCKTCLHKLHRKACPFDQTPISTDIDLLPVNCALLQLVGAQVPDVQPVSLSSAAEVKHYEVCRMCVEELALYLKPISGSKETVGLTPELSLNTGVANLSPSVLSRPMQRKLVTLVNCQLVEEEGRVRAVRAGRSLGERTVTELILQHQNPQQLSANLWAAVRARGCQFLGPAMQEDALKLVLLALEDGSALSRKVLVLFVVQKLEARFPQASKTSIGHVVQLLYRASCFKVTKRDEDSSLMQLKEEFRTYEALRREHDAQIVHIAMEAGLRISPEQWSSLLYGDLVHKSHMQSIIDKLQSPESFAKSVQELTIVLQRTGDPANLTSLRPHLELLANIDHNPDASAPSWEELESVMLAVKLVVHGLVEFIQNFSKKSHETPQPQANSKYKTSMCRDLRQQGGCPRGTSCTFAHTQDELEKFRLRNKKSSSVGRGFPLAQGGMNKTFTMEGSIHSDVSGGVGQGLKGNGDSTATMAEGVPSLNHPQLISRGLDVMEESKRAVPNGTSGPNVSGSNKTTSGSAEQKPLSPPRTPVSHSSVMSPLTTVGRSDGGAPIPKHGQFILRPSHPSQASEVYYQEPHSTYDTAHYQPACSYYPSSLHPPHKPCMARFLRSSNVPESSLPPSIGPPSSYPNEPQTPHPPSSSSSGYPSHPPRDRMGPHTFHAHPGHPMGPAHGVYAPLYDSRRVWRPQLYHREDARSNSLPPEVLHSSVYQPPLRERFNSLDSNYCSGAEHRAGLHRDYGRVALGYEDLFRRKQEQWAHHHHHHSANRPSQSSPIFTIDFGTEHVENSGGQCVGCRFRGDEGLAHYSPWSCGTIGPCLSSFEPETLAHTSSHACSEHSELDSNESRGGGVGDSGVGKRWLHSLDNYRRLKDEDPIIPFSEGPIISKWGAISRASRTGYHTTDPVQATACQGSASTTPINFKDYNAHLDHSDYRWSSRGSDSSSHSSFLESEQLCASELHARRTSIGSGEKIVSDLKAHRTAFSQDQDRAESESDPDRDIELELCALDMEDSDQQEIKSQESLDLVTPQSQDASLLLSPPCSSTLISSPAAEHPQTESEKMDAHLLKKMAFRKSLSPGGLVSGGLGIAKLQVGPPRLGNTSTRACPETSGPEMLLNGS
- the rc3h2 gene encoding roquin-2 isoform X1; protein product: MPVQAAQWTEFLSCPICYNEFDSSGHQPISLGCSHTVCKTCLHKLHRKACPFDQTPISTDIDLLPVNCALLQLVGAQVPDVQPVSLSSAAEVKHYEVCRMCVEELALYLKPISGSKETVGLTPELSLNTGVANLSPSVLSRPMQRKLVTLVNCQLVEEEGRVRAVRAGRSLGERTVTELILQHQNPQQLSANLWAAVRARGCQFLGPAMQEDALKLVLLALEDGSALSRKVLVLFVVQKLEARFPQASKTSIGHVVQLLYRASCFKVTKRDEDSSLMQLKEEFRTYEALRREHDAQIVHIAMEAGLRISPEQWSSLLYGDLVHKSHMQSIIDKLQSPESFAKSVQELTIVLQRTGDPANLTSLRPHLELLANIDHNPDASAPSWEELESVMLAVKLVVHGLVEFIQNFSKKSHETPQPQANSKYKTSMCRDLRQQGGCPRGTSCTFAHTQDELEKFRLRNKKSSSVGRGFPLAQGGMNKTFTMEGSIHSDVSGGVGQGLKGNGDSTATMAEGVPSLNHPQLISRGLDVMEESKRAVPNGTSGPNVSGSNKTTSGSAEQKPLSPPRTPVSHSSVMSPLTTVGRSDGGAPIPKHGQFILRPSHPSQASEVYYQEPHSTYDTAHYQPASGSYYPSSLHPPHKPCMARFLRSSNVPESSLPPSIGPPSSYPNEPQTPHPPSSSSSGYPSHPPRDRMGPHTFHAHPGHPMGPAHGVYAPLYDSRRVWRPQLYHREDARSNSLPPEVLHSSVYQPPLRERFNSLDSNYCSGAEHRAGLHRDYGRVALGYEDLFRRKQEQWAHHHHHHSANRPSQSSPIFTIDFGTEHVENSGGQCVGCRFRGDEGLAHYSPWSCGTIGPCLSSFEPETLAHTSSHACSEHSELDSNESRGGGVGDSGVGKRWLHSLDNYRRLKDEDPIIPFSEGPIISKWGAISRASRTGYHTTDPVQATACQGSASTTPINFKDYNAHLDHSDYRWSSRGSDSSSHSSFLESEQLCASELHARRTSIGSGEKIVSDLKAHRTAFSQDQDRAESESDPDRDIELELCALDMEDSDQQEIKSQESLDLVTPQSQDASLLLSPPCSSTLISSPAAEHPQTESEKMDAHLLKKMAFRKSLSPGGLVSGGLGIAKLQVGPPRLGNTSTRACPETSGPEMLLNGS
- the rc3h2 gene encoding roquin-2 isoform X4 produces the protein MPVQAAQWTEFLSCPICYNEFDSSGHQPISLGCSHTVCKTCLHKLHRKACPFDQTPISTDIDLLPVNCALLQLVGAQVPDVQPVSLSSAAEVKHYEVCRMCVEELALYLKPISGSKGVANLSPSVLSRPMQRKLVTLVNCQLVEEEGRVRAVRAGRSLGERTVTELILQHQNPQQLSANLWAAVRARGCQFLGPAMQEDALKLVLLALEDGSALSRKVLVLFVVQKLEARFPQASKTSIGHVVQLLYRASCFKVTKRDEDSSLMQLKEEFRTYEALRREHDAQIVHIAMEAGLRISPEQWSSLLYGDLVHKSHMQSIIDKLQSPESFAKSVQELTIVLQRTGDPANLTSLRPHLELLANIDHNPDASAPSWEELESVMLAVKLVVHGLVEFIQNFSKKSHETPQPQANSKYKTSMCRDLRQQGGCPRGTSCTFAHTQDELEKFRLRNKKSSSVGRGFPLAQGGMNKTFTMEGSIHSDVSGGVGQGLKGNGDSTATMAEGVPSLNHPQLISRGLDVMEESKRAVPNGTSGPNVSGSNKTTSGSAEQKPLSPPRTPVSHSSVMSPLTTVGRSDGGAPIPKHGQFILRPSHPSQASEVYYQEPHSTYDTAHYQPASGSYYPSSLHPPHKPCMARFLRSSNVPESSLPPSIGPPSSYPNEPQTPHPPSSSSSGYPSHPPRDRMGPHTFHAHPGHPMGPAHGVYAPLYDSRRVWRPQLYHREDARSNSLPPEVLHSSVYQPPLRERFNSLDSNYCSGAEHRAGLHRDYGRVALGYEDLFRRKQEQWAHHHHHHSANRPSQSSPIFTIDFGTEHVENSGGQCVGCRFRGDEGLAHYSPWSCGTIGPCLSSFEPETLAHTSSHACSEHSELDSNESRGGGVGDSGVGKRWLHSLDNYRRLKDEDPIIPFSEGPIISKWGAISRASRTGYHTTDPVQATACQGSASTTPINFKDYNAHLDHSDYRWSSRGSDSSSHSSFLESEQLCASELHARRTSIGSGEKIVSDLKAHRTAFSQDQDRAESESDPDRDIELELCALDMEDSDQQEIKSQESLDLVTPQSQDASLLLSPPCSSTLISSPAAEHPQTESEKMDAHLLKKMAFRKSLSPGGLVSGGLGIAKLQVGPPRLGNTSTRACPETSGPEMLLNGS